The genomic window GGGCCTGAGGaaagagtctacatagccagacaatcctgctgtcagggtgccaatgcctgagatgctGGGGcatccaggtttatggatcttgggtagcagatagaatacccctacCTCTGCTTGGAGTTCtagggggtgtgtctgtgcacatttgttcctgtgctttgtCAGGGtgtttcttgagcagatgatgtagtttcttttggtaaccctcagtgggatcaaagactgggagtggatgggtcagtacaaaaactatttcccccatgctaatttttccccctactgttactcacaccttcttgtcaactgtttgaaatgggccatcctgattatcaccacaaaagtttttttctcctgctgataatagctcaccttaattgatttgtcttgttagagttggtatggcaacccccatctttttatgttctctgtgtatatatatatatatacacagccCACAAatgcttatgtccaaataaatttgttagtctctaaggtgccacaagtactcctgttcttttttgcagATAATAGTAGTTCCAAAGGGACTCAAATGCACTGTCCACACTCATTTGGTGTCATTCTcaaaagatattttaaatgtaaataacTGCTGGggaaaatgtttatttaataacAGTTCCTACATAAATGTAATCAACCATATTTTTCACAGGTTATAAAATGCAAGGCTGCCGTTGCCTGGGAAGTGGATAAACCACTCTCTATTGAGGAGGTAGAGGTTGCACCTCCGAAAGCCCATGAAGTTCGTGTTAAGGTACCCTACTTTTGTTTTTAGTTGTCTAAAACAAGATGCTAAAATGTGTTCCCTTCAAGTTCCTGATTTTCAAGTAGCTAAGCTCAAAAATATTCATCCAGCTTCATATCTGATTGAAAAATGGGGAAAGTTACCAGGTGTCAGTCATGTTATTGGACACAAGGGGTACATCTCTTCAGTTTCACAAGATGTGTTCTTTCATTTCCATACAGATAGTGGCCACAGGGATCTGTCGGACAGATGACTATGTTCTGAAAGGTTCTTTTCCAAATATAGATTACCCAGTTATTCCTGGCCACGAAGGAGCTGGGATTGTGGAGAGTATTGGAGAAGGAGTGACATGTGTGAAACCAGGTATGAAGGGCTTTCTCTTGCACCCAttgaagttttaccattgacttcaatgggtgcaggaGCAGACCATTACTGTTGTGGACGCAGAGGGGAGGACAAAAATATTTCACCTCTTTGATCCAGTATTGGAACTGAATTTTTCAAAGCTTAGCCACAATTTAACTTTGTGAATAAATTCCTTGCACAATGCTTCTCGATCACCAACTGACAAAGACAAGATATtcttctttcttccctcccccaggaGAAAAAGTCATCCCTCTGTGTCTTCCCCAATGTGGGGAATGCAGCTCCTGTTTGAATCCTGACACCAACTGTTGCCTGAAGATACAGTGAGTTTGTTTCAACTTCTGTTGCCTGAATCTCACCCTCAGTTTGTCTGACAATATTAATCATCATATATTATGTCTCTTGTCTCTTAACAGCCTCTATGAATCCCAGAACCTCATGCCGGACAAGACCAGCAGATTCACCTGCAAAGGGAAACCAATTCATCATTTCCTGTGGATCAGCACCTTCTCAGAATACACAGTTATGCCTGATTCTGCCATTGCAAGAATTGATGATGATGCTCCTCTGGATAAAGTCTGTCTGTTTGGCTGTGGATTTTCCACTGGTTATGGTGCTGCCATCAATACTGCCAAGgttaccacccccaccccctatgtTCCAGGACTACAATTCAATCTATGGATAGATTCTTACAAAGTcccctgtttttgttgttatgcAGGTTAAACCTGGTTCAACTTGTGCCATCTTTGGTTTGGGAGAAGTTGGCCTCTCTGTTGTTATTGGCTGTAAATCAGCTGGTGCTTCCCGGATCATTGGGATCCACATCAACAAAGATAAATTTACCAAGGCTAGAGAGTTAGGCACCACTGACTGCATCAACCCTCAGGACTTCCTGAAACCTATTCAAGAGGTGCTGGTTGAGATGACTGGCTGTGGTGTGGACTATTCCTTTGAAGTTATTGGACACACAGATACTATGGTATGTAAATATACACTGCAGTTGTTTCATAAGTTTCACTCCATGTGATGTTGTCATCTTTTTATTTAAACCAGGTAGCTGCCCTGGCATCCTGCCACATGGGCTCTGGCACCTGTGTGATGGTTGGAGAACCTCCTTTAGGATCACAGCTATCCTTTGACCCTATGCTGCTGTTTACTGGACGTACCTGGAAAGGGAGTATTGTTGGAGGTATGGAGATTCAATTTTGATTGCTCACTAAAAATCTGGAGTAAACAACTAGTGATTTCAGTACCCATCATATGTTTTTCCAGGTTGGAAGACCAAGGATTCTATCCCCAAATTAGTGTCTGGTTATATGGAGAAGAAATTTAATCCAGATGTGCTAATAACACACACTTTACCATTTGATAAAATCAATGAAGGATTTGAATTGTTACAGTCAGGAAAGAGgtgagtgggtttttttaaacttacaTATATGCTATGATGCAGCTGAGCAAACATTACTATGATCACTGCCTGCTTTTGTTTTATGTTTCAGCATTCGCAGCATCCTTCTCTATTAAGGTTCCACTTCTCAGACCAGTGGGATGGGATTAAagacctttttattaaaatcaatgaaatggtAATTGTTGGAAATCCATCCTCCTATGCCAAGTATGTAGGCATtcataaagtaaatgttttgtttgtgtaacttgcattatcctaacagatctagatttctaaaagtatcccgggggggggcagtaaTATTCAGGCcctccttaggatttatggtgccttAGGCAGGATTATAAAAGTAGGATATAAGAAGGGCCGTaccagggtcagaccaaaggtccatcctttctcctgtgtggaagtaaggaaagaattaacaaggatttgaaggggatcttaatgcatgtcagttagttagcaagagtcaggccacacTGTGTAGCCTGGCgtctcctagaagtgagaaaaaagaaaaataagatagcaggatggcttatgtataaacaagttgctgtaattgtttacctgttgaaaGACCTGTCTGGGagtggggtgaccctgtgtcctagggcactccctccctctattgtaattactggagaaatactttattatttgattttgctgcacccaaagaaaaagcgagaactgagtttttctctggtccggcgaggaagctacctggggcTAGGAGCATGTGAACTCATCTCCTTTCCTTTGTGTGATCACTGGACACTATCAGAGTAAGTGTCACAGTCTCATAGAGACTAGCTGACACGCTTttagataagatcatacatctcagaggagcttttaatcaccaaaaaaaGCCTGCCTCTGACACAGTTTTAAATTCtgcttggcccagagataaagtgtcagcctgatcacctgtcATGAGGGATAGATTGGATAAGCCAGCAAGACCCCTTAAAGATAAAGAACTGTGTAAGAAGTTATTATCAAGCTTGCTTGCAACTGAACTCTGATAATCAAATATATGTAGACTGGTGTCTCCTAGAcgtgagaaaaataagatgatgtataaaacaaaatgcagttgttgctcattgtTGTCTGTAACAAAGGCATAAGACATGCCCTGGACTGGGGCAACCCTGTGTCATAACAGGGAGTTCATGCagcagccccggggggggggggtagcatatgtgtgcagtcagtgcaaggagctcctggccctcagagacaccatggtggcattttcagaaatgctcccagttccatgctcTCAGGGTGGTGTAGATAGAGAGGGAGGGGTTCACATTCATGAGGAACTGGAGAAACGGGCTCCACCTTAAACCCAGGTTATggccaggagcagaggactgaaaagtataattatagatataataggcatcacagaaacctggtggactgatagcaatcaatgggacactgaaatgctaagggaaattagagaggctatcaaaattaagaacccaataatagtgtgtgtgtgtgggggggatttctGAATAACCTGTCCTTCAAATCtgcttcagtacccaatgactggaagttagctaatgtaatgccaatatttaaaaagggctctgtaaactttgaaggggggagggggttgtcaacaatgcccttatataaatccatggtatgaccacatctgtacacagtatcaCAGTCaacctgagggggggggggagggggggttgtgaaggttaggactatggctattagccagaatgggtaagaatggtgtccttagcatctgtttggacctttggtctgacccggtacggcctgtcttatgttcttatgaccaccATGAATTTAAtccagtcctagccttcacaacctcctcaggttttgttctatccagggaagggactggcagCAAAACCAAATCCAAGCTGGTAATTCAGGGGAGGAGAActgccagagtggggaaggaaccttgacagaaaAGTAAAGCAAAATCACCATTGGTAACAAACAATGTATGATAAATAGCTGCCAGAGCAAGACATGGCAAAATTATATGGCTGTAGAACATCATTCACTATTTATCCCCCAGGTTGCAGCCAATCTGTAGTAAGAAAGAAAAaatggtcagtttgtaactcaaAGCCAAGCACTGATTCAATAACGATGAAATGCCGCCAACTGTGTGACGCTATCCCACAAACAAAGCGTGTATGTAACATGAGACCATCCTCCCCCGGGGGGGGTTGTAACTAATCCCAGCAGCGACGCGGCAGCCCGCACCCCCTTAGGCGGCGGAACGGGGGCCCCGGCTCGCGGCTGGGgcggtggagggggggagggggcgcggtaCCGTCCCTTACTTTCAGCAAATGCCGGAGTCACGTGGCCCGGGGAGCGCCCGGCAGCGCGACACGCACCGCTCCGGCCTCTTCCTTGCTCTGGATGCTGGAGCAGCCGCCGCTCCCTCGCGCGTGAGCCGCTTCCGGCTTTGTACCCCGCCCGCGCCGCCCCATTGGGTGGGGCGGCGACCAATGGGACGTTGTTCCCCAATGCGCATGCGCCAGCCAGaccagcaggtggcgccggagGCTGATGGATGGGCCGCGAGACACGCTGGGTTCTTAGCGGGGAAGTCACGTTCCACGacctgcctcaggcccctccTGATGAGCTacagcccccgctcccctgggcCGTTGGTTCGTGCCAGACCGCTGCTTTCACCCCAGCAGCTCATGGTGCCTTCCCCGGCTGGCTGAGGCTGCGTTGAGCACACACCAGCAGATGGGCAGAGGCCTTAGGCCAGCAATAACCAACCCTGGGTCACGTTTTTATTTTATTACCCCTGAACTTGTACAAAGAGCATGTGGAACGTAGAACCCAGACATCAGCCTTCCCCTTGATGTGACACCACAAAGTGGAGAAGGGTACAGCACCAGGTGCAGGTTGCACAGAAGACAAGTGGGAGGGTGCTTTACCACACTGACattcccctgggtcaggaggCACCTCACTACTACCACCACCCCTGCCCTTTGCATGAGGAAGTCTTGCTGGGGAGCCACTCCCTGACCCCCTCCACCTCTAATTACACTGCACTCCCTGACCAGGAGGCACTAAGTACACACACCCACTGCAGTGCCCAGCCTGTGCCACTCAACACTTTCCCAAATGAACAATACATACTGACTTGTAAGATTCAACTCAGGACCAGCACTTGTCTTAACCACAGGCACTGAGATTACAGAAAAAGAATaaaattaacaaagaacagagtttAATAAGAATGTTGGAAACAAGTCATTACCTAAACAACCAAAATCATAGCACACTTTCTAGACACAAACTATCAGGTTAACCTCCTGCCTGAAGACATTTCTCTCATCAAAAGTCTGTTGCAGACTTTTCAACCGAGGCTGCCTGCGCCCCACGCTCTCCATTCGCTTGCCAAGTGCAGGATGAAGGGTTGTCTTCTGTGCCTTCTACATATACCTCTGAGGTTCATTGTCTTTACTCCAAGGCAGGATAATCCCCCGTGGCTTGTTTTCACCTGCacggtccttttctgtagaggtCACATCTCTTATTACATAAACTTTGTATGTAAACAGGCATGATGACTGGTATGTCCCCAGCATTTATGTGAGACCTCACCTGAGATGCTTTGGGAGAACCAGAATGTTCATAACAGACTCGGGTTTCTGTATCCCCCCTTGCCAGGTGCAATTAACATATTCATTTGTCACAGACACCAGACCGGTGGCAATGAGTCAATGCAGGGATTTGTGACTAGCCACTGAGCCCTTCGTTAACCCATCAAACAAGTAACCCCCGGCCCCAGGAGATGGATTGCAGAAGCCCTCGGATGGCTCTGTGTTGTAACCAAAAGGCAGGCAGAACTGAACATCCAGGCAATGCAAAGGAGGTAAGCTACATGTTGCAATAGTACCGCTTGGCCTGTGATATAAGCAGATAGGTCACTTGTCAAAAATCCAAATACATTTCTAGTTTGCCACAGAACAAACTATAGAGGTACCTTCTGGGGTCAGTACctggaatcaggggcggctctaggaatttggccgccccaagcagtcatgactgcgggaggtccgccggacccgcctgccggcaaaatgccgcc from Mauremys mutica isolate MM-2020 ecotype Southern chromosome 5, ASM2049712v1, whole genome shotgun sequence includes these protein-coding regions:
- the LOC123371080 gene encoding alcohol dehydrogenase 1-like isoform X1, which encodes MGTSGKVIKCKAAVAWEVDKPLSIEEVEVAPPKAHEVRVKIVATGICRTDDYVLKGSFPNIDYPVIPGHEGAGIVESIGEGVTCVKPGEKVIPLCLPQCGECSSCLNPDTNCCLKIHLYESQNLMPDKTSRFTCKGKPIHHFLWISTFSEYTVMPDSAIARIDDDAPLDKVCLFGCGFSTGYGAAINTAKVKPGSTCAIFGLGEVGLSVVIGCKSAGASRIIGIHINKDKFTKARELGTTDCINPQDFLKPIQEVLVEMTGCGVDYSFEVIGHTDTMVAALASCHMGSGTCVMVGEPPLGSQLSFDPMLLFTGRTWKGSIVGGWKTKDSIPKLVSGYMEKKFNPDVLITHTLPFDKINEGFELLQSGKSIRSILLY
- the LOC123371080 gene encoding alcohol dehydrogenase 1-like isoform X2, yielding MLLDTRGTSLQFHKMCSFISIQIVATGICRTDDYVLKGSFPNIDYPVIPGHEGAGIVESIGEGVTCVKPGEKVIPLCLPQCGECSSCLNPDTNCCLKIHLYESQNLMPDKTSRFTCKGKPIHHFLWISTFSEYTVMPDSAIARIDDDAPLDKVCLFGCGFSTGYGAAINTAKVKPGSTCAIFGLGEVGLSVVIGCKSAGASRIIGIHINKDKFTKARELGTTDCINPQDFLKPIQEVLVEMTGCGVDYSFEVIGHTDTMVAALASCHMGSGTCVMVGEPPLGSQLSFDPMLLFTGRTWKGSIVGGWKTKDSIPKLVSGYMEKKFNPDVLITHTLPFDKINEGFELLQSGKSIRSILLY